A single genomic interval of Gossypium raimondii isolate GPD5lz chromosome 11, ASM2569854v1, whole genome shotgun sequence harbors:
- the LOC105801564 gene encoding dirigent protein 22 codes for MATIFSICLLFTLYYITFSTFYSTVSGIFCEEINEGIAIKRLEKRSHLHFYFHDVISGKKPSAVKIAGPPNSSAYGFGATMMMDDALTEGPEISSKLVGRAQGMYALAAQEDVSLLMVMNLAFTEGTYNGSSISVVGRNPVFDDVREMPIVGGSGVFRFGRGYALAHTIWFDYNTGDATVEYNVYVSHY; via the coding sequence ATGGCCACTATTTTTTCCATTTGCCTTCTCTTCACCCTCTATTACATTACCTTCTCAACCTTCTACAGCACTGTTAGTGGCATCTTTTGTGAGGAAATCAATGAGGGTATAGCGATAAAGCGTCTAGAAAAAAGATCCCACCTCCACTTTTACTTTCATGATGTCATTAGTGGGAAAAAACCCAGTGCTGTGAAAATTGCAGGGCCACCAAACAGCAGCGCCTATGGTTTTGGAGCCACCATGATGATGGATGATGCATTGACAGAAGGGCCTGAAATCAGCTCAAAGCTGGTTGGAAGAGCTCAAGGGATGTATGCCCTTGCTGCACAAGAAGATGTTTCATTGCTAATGGTTATGAATTTAGCCTTCACTGAAGGAACTTACAATGGTAGCAGCATCAGTGTTGTTGGGAGGAATCCGGTTTTTGATGATGTGAGGGAAATGCCAATTGTTGGAGGTAGCGGGGTGTTTAGGTTTGGTAGGGGCTATGCATTGGCACATACAATTTGGTTTGATTATAATACTGGAGATGCTACTGTGGAGTACAATGTCTATGTATCACATTATTGA